Proteins from one Pseudomonas sp. KBS0710 genomic window:
- a CDS encoding AzlD domain-containing protein, whose product MIYIMIVAMGLVVFLNRYLFIEPRLPVRLNRGAREFLGFAVPGMLTAICGPIIFLADHKLNLSPANPYLLAGVCAVALMFWTRSVLITVLLSMGLFYLFRWWF is encoded by the coding sequence ATGATTTACATCATGATTGTGGCCATGGGGCTGGTGGTTTTTCTTAACCGTTACCTGTTTATCGAGCCGCGTTTGCCGGTGCGCCTTAACCGCGGGGCGCGGGAGTTTCTGGGGTTTGCAGTGCCTGGGATGCTGACGGCGATTTGCGGGCCGATTATTTTTCTCGCCGATCACAAGCTGAATTTGAGCCCAGCGAATCCTTATTTGTTGGCGGGCGTCTGTGCGGTGGCATTGATGTTCTGGACGCGTAGCGTGTTGATTACGGTGCTGTTGAGCATGGGGTTGTTTTATTTGTTTCGGTGGTGGTTTTGA
- a CDS encoding DNA topoisomerase IB yields MPDSALPADLPRDLHYVDDTQPGIRRKKLRGKFQYLDAKGQRITDADEIKRLNALAVPPAYTDVWICADPRGHLQATGRDARGRKQYRYHARWREVRDTDKYSRLQEFGNALPKLRKQLEAQIAAPGFTREKVLATVVMLLDATLIRVGNTQYARDNKSYGLTTLRNRHVDIKGSEIQFQFRGKSGVEHQISVKDRRLATVVKRCMELPGQNLFQYLDEDGERHTVSSHDVNAYLHSLTGADFTAKDYRTWAGTAMALAVLRELEWQPESDAKRHVVAMVKDVAKQLGNTPAVCRKCYIHPAVLEHFSLGELSRLPKPRVRKGLKAEEVALAMFLEQLTADLPKRAKLG; encoded by the coding sequence ATGCCCGACTCTGCGCTGCCTGCCGACCTGCCCCGCGACCTGCATTATGTGGACGACACCCAACCCGGCATCCGCCGTAAAAAACTACGCGGCAAGTTTCAGTACCTTGACGCCAAAGGCCAGCGCATCACCGATGCCGATGAAATCAAGCGCCTGAATGCGTTGGCCGTGCCACCGGCCTACACCGACGTGTGGATCTGCGCCGACCCGCGCGGCCACCTGCAAGCCACCGGCCGTGATGCACGGGGCCGCAAGCAGTATCGCTACCATGCGCGTTGGCGCGAAGTGCGCGACACCGACAAGTACTCGCGCCTGCAAGAGTTCGGCAATGCCTTGCCCAAACTGCGCAAGCAATTGGAAGCGCAAATCGCCGCGCCGGGTTTCACCCGTGAAAAAGTCCTGGCCACCGTGGTCATGCTGCTGGACGCCACACTGATCCGCGTCGGCAATACTCAGTACGCCCGCGACAACAAATCCTACGGGCTGACCACCCTGCGCAACCGCCATGTGGACATCAAGGGCAGCGAGATCCAGTTCCAGTTTCGCGGCAAGAGTGGCGTCGAGCACCAGATCAGCGTCAAGGACCGGCGCCTGGCCACGGTGGTCAAGCGCTGCATGGAACTGCCGGGGCAGAATCTGTTTCAGTACCTGGACGAAGACGGCGAGCGCCACACCGTCAGTTCCCACGACGTGAATGCCTATTTACACAGCCTCACCGGCGCCGACTTCACCGCCAAGGACTACCGCACTTGGGCCGGCACCGCGATGGCGCTGGCGGTGTTGCGCGAATTGGAGTGGCAGCCCGAATCCGATGCCAAGCGGCATGTGGTGGCAATGGTCAAAGATGTCGCCAAGCAGTTGGGTAATACACCGGCAGTGTGCCGCAAGTGCTATATCCACCCCGCCGTGCTTGAGCATTTCAGCCTGGGCGAGCTGTCCAGACTGCCCAAGCCACGGGTGCGCAAAGGCCTTAAAGCCGAAGAAGTGGCGCTGGCGATGTTCCTGGAGCAATTGACGGCCGACTTGCCCAAGCGCGCCAAGCTGGGTTAG
- a CDS encoding metalloregulator ArsR/SmtB family transcription factor, whose amino-acid sequence MSDLFSPPTLFKCLADATRVRLTLLILREGELCVCELIHALDDSQPKISRHLAQLRNCGLLLDRRQGQWIYYRINPALPAWVTQVLDTTLQANQPWLHSDAQRLDAMGDRPQRASTCC is encoded by the coding sequence ATGTCGGACCTCTTCTCCCCGCCCACCCTGTTCAAATGCCTGGCCGACGCCACCCGCGTACGGCTGACGTTATTGATCCTGCGCGAAGGCGAACTTTGCGTGTGCGAACTGATCCATGCTCTGGACGACAGCCAGCCAAAGATCTCCCGTCACCTGGCGCAACTGCGCAATTGCGGGCTGCTGCTGGATCGTCGTCAGGGCCAATGGATCTACTACCGTATCAACCCGGCACTGCCCGCTTGGGTCACCCAAGTGCTGGACACCACCTTGCAAGCCAACCAACCCTGGTTGCACAGCGACGCGCAGCGTCTTGATGCCATGGGCGACCGACCACAACGGGCCAGCACCTGCTGCTGA
- the modB gene encoding molybdate ABC transporter permease subunit, with the protein MTMPLSSADFSAIWLTIKLASLTTVILLIIGTPIALWLSRTRSWWRGPIGAIVALPLVLPPTVIGFYLLLTMGPNGYFGQFTQWLGLGTLTFSFAGLVIGSVIYSMPFVVQPLQNAFSAIGTRPLEVAATLRANPWDTFFTVILPLARPGFITASILGFAHTVGEFGVVLMIGGNIPDKTRVVSVQIYDHVEAMEYAQAHWLAGSMVVFAFLVLLALYSSRKTKMGWS; encoded by the coding sequence CTGACTATGCCGTTGTCGAGTGCCGATTTTTCCGCCATCTGGTTGACCATCAAACTGGCGTCACTGACCACTGTGATCCTGCTGATCATCGGCACTCCGATTGCCCTGTGGCTGTCGCGCACCCGCTCCTGGTGGCGCGGCCCCATAGGCGCGATTGTCGCGTTGCCGTTGGTGTTGCCACCGACGGTCATCGGCTTTTACCTATTGTTGACCATGGGCCCCAACGGCTACTTCGGCCAGTTCACCCAATGGCTGGGCCTGGGCACCCTGACTTTCAGTTTCGCCGGGCTGGTGATCGGCTCGGTGATCTATTCCATGCCGTTTGTGGTGCAACCGTTGCAAAACGCCTTCTCCGCCATCGGCACGCGCCCATTGGAAGTGGCGGCGACGCTGCGCGCCAACCCTTGGGACACGTTTTTCACGGTGATCCTGCCTCTGGCCCGCCCGGGGTTTATCACCGCCTCGATTCTGGGCTTCGCCCACACCGTCGGTGAGTTCGGCGTGGTATTGATGATCGGCGGCAATATCCCCGACAAGACCCGCGTGGTCTCAGTGCAGATCTACGATCACGTCGAAGCCATGGAATATGCACAGGCCCATTGGCTCGCCGGTTCCATGGTGGTGTTCGCTTTTCTCGTATTGCTGGCGCTCTATTCCAGCCGTAAAACCAAGATGGGCTGGAGTTGA
- a CDS encoding nitronate monooxygenase family protein codes for MSTWPDTRILDLLGIDVPIIQAPMAGATTPAMVIAANQAGALGSMPAAALSIEQLREALSTIRLASAGPINVNFFCHQPPSADQERDHRWKALLEPYYRELGADFDAPTPVSNRAPFNEAACKVVEEFRPEVVSFHFGLPEKNLLDRVKATGAKVLSSATTVEEAVWLEQHGCDAIIAMGIEAGGHRGIFLSDDLNTQIGLMALVPQIVDAVKVPVIAAGGIGDARGIVAAFALGASAVQIGTAYLFTPEANVSASHHHALRHAQASETALTNLFTGRPARGIVNRVMRELGAINPAAPAFPTAGGALMPLKAKDEAGFSNLWAGQALRLGKDISSYDLTRQLAEQALAKLKRN; via the coding sequence ATGAGCACCTGGCCAGACACCCGCATTCTCGACCTGCTGGGCATCGACGTGCCTATCATCCAGGCGCCGATGGCCGGCGCCACCACCCCTGCGATGGTCATCGCCGCCAATCAGGCCGGCGCCTTGGGCTCAATGCCCGCCGCCGCGCTGAGCATCGAGCAACTGCGCGAAGCCTTGAGCACGATCCGCCTGGCCAGCGCAGGCCCGATCAACGTCAATTTCTTCTGCCATCAACCTCCATCTGCTGATCAAGAGCGTGACCACCGCTGGAAGGCGTTGCTGGAACCTTACTACCGCGAGCTGGGCGCCGATTTTGATGCACCGACTCCAGTGTCCAATCGCGCGCCGTTCAACGAAGCGGCCTGCAAAGTCGTCGAAGAATTTCGCCCCGAGGTGGTGAGCTTTCACTTTGGTCTGCCGGAAAAAAACTTGCTCGATCGGGTCAAAGCCACCGGCGCCAAGGTGCTGTCCTCGGCCACCACCGTTGAAGAAGCCGTATGGCTCGAACAGCATGGCTGCGATGCAATCATTGCGATGGGCATTGAAGCCGGCGGGCACCGTGGGATTTTCCTCAGCGACGACCTCAACACGCAAATAGGCTTGATGGCGCTGGTGCCGCAAATCGTCGACGCGGTAAAGGTGCCGGTGATCGCCGCAGGCGGCATTGGCGATGCACGCGGCATCGTTGCGGCATTCGCCCTGGGTGCTTCTGCGGTGCAAATCGGCACCGCGTACCTGTTTACCCCTGAAGCCAACGTCAGCGCCTCCCACCACCACGCACTGCGTCACGCCCAGGCCAGCGAAACCGCGCTGACCAACCTGTTCACCGGCCGCCCGGCGCGTGGCATCGTCAATCGAGTGATGCGCGAGCTCGGTGCGATCAACCCGGCGGCACCGGCATTCCCCACCGCTGGCGGCGCCCTGATGCCGCTCAAGGCCAAGGATGAAGCCGGCTTCAGCAACCTCTGGGCCGGCCAGGCGCTGCGTCTGGGTAAAGATATTTCCAGCTATGACCTGACCCGCCAGTTGGCCGAACAGGCGCTGGCCAAGCTCAAGCGCAACTGA
- a CDS encoding ABC-F family ATP-binding cassette domain-containing protein, translating to MTDVKRLPVLVSLQHVSFQFANGETLLDDFSLSIDYTPTGIVGRNGRGKSILAQLLAGVLEPSSGTLDGKARVAYVAQSLTLQPGQSLALVTGTAQALSALERMARGEAQPGDLELIDDRWDLAERLRTALDDAGLHALGFEAPANQLSGGQLARVAVISALLAVPDLLVLDEPTNHLDGNGREWLLRVLSEWRGGLVVVSHDRQLLNSLSRIVELSPLGMRVYGGNYDAYRQQRDTEQHAAALALEHARLQRSRERKRLQKDHDSLQRNAARSRKHAETANVDRFTKARWKGAAKEIVSTVRSAHHAYKNELDGQVRQAYARVVDETPTLLALPGSALPNGRHVLTLEHAQLPWLDPHQPATYLTLNLIGPVRVAVRGPNGCGKSTLLKLLAGQSQAVSGNCAVPVPAAYIDQHLALLTDERSIVEQLNLLDTPLAEAELRTRLALLQLDALRVTQPTGQLSGGERLKAAMAIALWRDSPAQLLLLDEPTNHLDLESVLAFEQALRGFTGAIVAVSHDEAFIQAIQPTHHLLWQPTGWRLESV from the coding sequence ATGACTGACGTCAAACGCCTACCCGTATTGGTTTCCCTGCAACACGTGTCCTTCCAGTTCGCCAATGGCGAAACCTTGCTGGACGACTTCAGCCTGTCCATTGATTACACACCCACCGGGATTGTCGGCCGTAACGGTCGCGGCAAAAGTATCCTGGCGCAGCTGCTTGCCGGCGTGCTTGAACCCTCCAGCGGCACACTCGATGGCAAGGCCCGCGTGGCCTACGTCGCCCAAAGCCTGACGCTGCAGCCTGGACAAAGCCTTGCCCTGGTGACTGGCACCGCCCAGGCATTGTCGGCACTTGAGCGCATGGCCCGAGGCGAGGCCCAGCCCGGTGACCTTGAACTGATTGACGATCGCTGGGACCTTGCCGAACGCTTGCGCACGGCACTGGATGACGCTGGCCTGCACGCGCTCGGTTTTGAAGCGCCGGCCAATCAATTGAGTGGCGGCCAACTGGCCAGGGTGGCCGTGATCAGCGCGTTGTTGGCGGTTCCGGATTTGCTGGTGCTGGATGAGCCCACCAACCACCTCGACGGCAATGGGCGCGAGTGGCTGTTGCGGGTTCTGAGCGAGTGGCGTGGCGGTTTGGTGGTGGTCAGCCATGATCGACAGTTGCTCAACAGCCTGTCACGCATCGTCGAGCTGTCGCCCCTTGGTATGCGCGTGTATGGCGGCAATTACGACGCCTATCGCCAGCAGCGCGATACCGAACAGCACGCTGCCGCCCTGGCGCTTGAGCATGCTCGCCTGCAACGCAGCCGCGAACGCAAGCGCCTGCAAAAAGATCACGACAGCCTGCAACGCAATGCCGCCCGCTCACGCAAGCATGCCGAAACCGCCAACGTTGATCGCTTTACCAAAGCCCGCTGGAAAGGCGCCGCCAAGGAAATCGTCAGCACAGTGCGCAGCGCTCACCACGCCTACAAGAATGAGCTGGATGGGCAGGTGCGCCAAGCCTATGCGCGTGTCGTCGATGAAACCCCGACCTTGCTCGCCCTGCCCGGCTCGGCCTTGCCCAATGGCCGACACGTACTCACCCTGGAGCATGCCCAACTGCCGTGGCTCGACCCGCACCAGCCTGCAACTTACCTCACGCTCAACCTGATCGGCCCGGTACGCGTGGCCGTGCGCGGGCCGAACGGTTGCGGCAAGTCCACGCTGCTCAAGCTGCTGGCGGGCCAATCGCAAGCCGTCAGCGGCAACTGCGCGGTGCCGGTGCCCGCTGCGTATATCGATCAGCACTTGGCGCTGCTGACGGATGAGCGCTCCATCGTCGAACAGCTCAACCTGCTCGACACGCCCCTGGCCGAAGCCGAGCTGCGCACGCGCCTGGCCTTGTTGCAACTGGACGCCCTGCGCGTCACCCAGCCCACCGGTCAACTGAGCGGCGGCGAACGCTTGAAAGCCGCGATGGCGATTGCCCTGTGGCGCGATTCCCCGGCGCAACTGCTATTGCTGGACGAGCCCACCAACCATCTGGACCTGGAATCGGTACTGGCCTTTGAGCAGGCGCTGCGCGGGTTTACCGGGGCCATTGTCGCGGTGTCCCATGACGAGGCGTTCATCCAGGCAATCCAGCCGACCCACCACTTGCTCTGGCAGCCCACCGGCTGGCGACTGGAAAGTGTCTGA
- the modC gene encoding molybdenum ABC transporter ATP-binding protein yields the protein MIDVRLNLKYPGFALDVDLHLPGRGVTALYGHSGSGKTTCLRCIAGLERAEDGFIQINEEVWQDSRNGVFVPPHKRALGYVFQEASLFPHLSVRANLEFGLKRIARMLRRVDMAQAAELLGIGHLLERHPQHLSGGERQRVGIARALLTSPQLLLMDEPLAALDSKRKSEILPYLERLHDELDIPVLYVSHAQDEVARLADHIVLLSDGKALASGPIGETLARLDLPMALGDDAGVVINGTVVAFDAHYQLLTLQLPDSPLQIRVAHAPLALGKHSRVKVQARDVSLSLQAEEASSILNRLPVTVTQEIAADNNAHVLVRLDAGGTPLLARITRFSRDQLQLHPGQALWAQIKAVAVLA from the coding sequence ATGATTGATGTACGCCTGAACCTGAAGTACCCAGGCTTCGCCCTCGACGTGGACCTGCACCTGCCCGGCCGTGGTGTAACCGCGCTGTACGGGCATTCCGGCTCCGGCAAGACCACCTGCCTGCGCTGTATCGCCGGGCTTGAGCGGGCTGAAGATGGGTTTATCCAGATCAACGAAGAGGTCTGGCAAGACAGCCGCAACGGCGTGTTTGTACCGCCGCATAAACGCGCACTCGGTTATGTGTTCCAGGAAGCGAGCCTGTTTCCTCATCTGTCGGTGCGCGCCAATCTGGAGTTTGGCCTCAAGCGTATTGCCCGCATGCTTCGCCGTGTGGACATGGCACAGGCCGCCGAATTGCTGGGCATCGGCCACTTGCTTGAACGCCACCCGCAGCACTTGTCCGGCGGCGAACGCCAGCGCGTCGGCATCGCCCGCGCCCTGCTCACCAGCCCGCAGTTGTTGTTGATGGATGAGCCGCTGGCGGCCCTGGACAGCAAGCGCAAAAGCGAGATCCTGCCCTACCTTGAACGCCTGCACGATGAGTTGGATATTCCGGTGCTCTACGTCAGCCATGCCCAGGACGAAGTGGCGCGCCTGGCCGATCACATCGTGCTATTAAGCGACGGCAAGGCGCTGGCCAGCGGCCCCATCGGCGAAACCCTGGCACGCCTGGACCTGCCGATGGCGCTGGGCGATGACGCCGGTGTGGTCATCAACGGCACGGTGGTTGCCTTTGACGCGCACTACCAATTGCTCACCTTGCAGTTGCCCGACAGCCCTTTGCAGATCCGTGTGGCCCATGCGCCGCTGGCGTTAGGTAAGCATTCGCGGGTCAAGGTGCAGGCGCGCGACGTCAGCCTCAGCCTGCAGGCCGAAGAAGCCAGCAGTATCCTCAATCGCTTGCCGGTGACGGTCACCCAGGAAATTGCCGCGGACAATAACGCCCATGTACTGGTGCGCCTGGACGCCGGCGGTACGCCTTTGCTGGCGAGGATTACACGCTTCTCCCGCGATCAACTGCAACTGCATCCGGGCCAGGCCTTGTGGGCGCAAATCAAGGCGGTGGCCGTGCTGGCGTAA
- a CDS encoding AzlC family ABC transporter permease, protein MPAALPHYAFARGAIAVIPLSLACAPWGLLAGSMAIDAQFTPLQAQGLSAIVFAGAAQLVAIGMVKSGASLISIVLTTLLLTSQHLLYGMHMRPTLSSLNARWRMSLGFLLTDEFFALVNHYDRETFNRWYALGVGLTFYIAWNLFTLAGIVLGKSIPGLDQLGLEFSIAATFIALITPVVRDVPTVVCVAVSLLFSVWLSFLHWESAVVVSGVLGMMAGFACKRLGVGQR, encoded by the coding sequence ATGCCTGCTGCCTTACCGCATTACGCCTTCGCCCGCGGCGCCATCGCCGTTATTCCGTTATCCCTGGCCTGTGCGCCGTGGGGGCTGCTCGCCGGCTCCATGGCCATTGACGCGCAATTTACCCCGCTGCAGGCCCAGGGGTTGTCCGCCATCGTGTTTGCCGGTGCCGCGCAGCTGGTGGCCATCGGCATGGTCAAGAGCGGCGCCAGCCTGATCTCTATCGTGCTGACTACCTTGCTGCTGACTTCCCAGCATTTGCTGTATGGCATGCACATGCGCCCGACACTCTCGTCACTCAACGCCCGCTGGCGCATGAGCCTGGGCTTTCTGCTCACTGATGAGTTCTTCGCGCTGGTCAACCACTATGACCGCGAGACGTTCAATCGTTGGTACGCGTTGGGGGTGGGGCTGACGTTTTACATCGCCTGGAATCTCTTTACCCTGGCTGGCATTGTGCTCGGCAAAAGCATTCCCGGGCTTGATCAGTTGGGGTTGGAGTTTTCGATTGCTGCCACCTTCATTGCGTTGATTACGCCGGTGGTGCGCGATGTGCCGACGGTGGTGTGTGTGGCGGTGTCGTTGCTGTTTTCGGTGTGGTTGAGCTTTTTGCACTGGGAATCGGCGGTGGTGGTATCCGGGGTGTTGGGCATGATGGCGGGGTTTGCCTGCAAGCGGCTGGGGGTAGGGCAACGATGA
- a CDS encoding lipoprotein: MRKLVIGALAVAALSGCAGSKMKDARTGQPYKTLASDKATLVVAQCIQFGWQDEAVFGVDAGGFKEPLEAGGFTVYTTGGDYFADVRVAGAGSSVKYYAAQGTMPAKRRLAALATCL, encoded by the coding sequence ATGCGAAAGCTGGTAATTGGCGCATTGGCAGTGGCCGCACTGTCCGGCTGTGCAGGCTCGAAGATGAAGGACGCGCGCACCGGTCAGCCCTACAAGACCCTGGCGTCGGACAAAGCCACGTTGGTGGTTGCCCAGTGCATCCAGTTCGGCTGGCAGGACGAGGCGGTGTTCGGCGTTGATGCCGGTGGTTTCAAGGAACCGCTCGAAGCCGGCGGTTTCACCGTCTACACCACAGGCGGCGACTACTTCGCCGATGTGCGCGTAGCCGGTGCCGGCTCCAGCGTCAAATATTATGCAGCCCAGGGCACGATGCCGGCCAAGCGTCGTTTGGCCGCACTGGCAACCTGTCTGTAG
- a CDS encoding YoaK family protein, with the protein MLPSSHRPYANAALAHRQRWRGRVGLMLVASLSVLAGMTDAIGFMASGDFVSFMSGNTTRLAVAISAGDLGLTGRLVLLVAVFVLGNALGVVVSRFSRRHALPLLLCIAALLCGAALWPFDNALPALLAAILAMGMLNAAVEEVNGLPVGLTYVTGALSRFGRGLGRWMLGERRNGWRVQLVPWAGMFVGAVLGAVLEHHLGLKALLVSGAFAAVLGLVSLKIPRRWHLGYMPR; encoded by the coding sequence ATGTTGCCTTCGTCCCACAGGCCTTACGCCAATGCCGCGCTTGCCCATCGCCAACGCTGGCGCGGGCGGGTCGGTTTGATGCTGGTGGCCAGCCTGTCGGTGCTGGCAGGCATGACCGATGCGATTGGCTTTATGGCCAGTGGTGATTTTGTTTCATTCATGAGCGGCAACACCACACGCCTGGCGGTGGCGATCAGCGCCGGTGACCTGGGCCTGACCGGGCGCCTGGTGTTGCTGGTGGCGGTGTTTGTGCTGGGCAACGCCTTGGGCGTGGTGGTCAGCCGCTTCAGCCGTCGGCATGCACTGCCTTTGCTGCTGTGCATCGCCGCCTTGCTCTGCGGTGCGGCGCTGTGGCCTTTCGACAATGCCTTGCCGGCGCTGCTGGCGGCGATCCTGGCCATGGGCATGCTCAATGCCGCCGTGGAAGAGGTCAACGGTTTGCCGGTAGGCCTCACCTATGTGACCGGCGCGCTCTCACGTTTTGGGCGCGGGCTGGGGCGCTGGATGCTGGGGGAACGGCGTAATGGTTGGCGGGTGCAACTGGTGCCATGGGCCGGCATGTTTGTAGGCGCAGTGCTCGGTGCGGTGCTGGAGCATCACCTCGGGCTCAAGGCGCTGCTGGTCAGTGGCGCATTCGCCGCCGTGCTGGGGCTGGTGTCACTGAAGATTCCCCGGCGCTGGCATTTGGGCTACATGCCGCGATAG
- the modA gene encoding molybdate ABC transporter substrate-binding protein, giving the protein MMIRASRLAPTALASLIAAFAFGSAHADEVQVAVAANFTAPIQAIAADFEKDTGHKLVAAYGATGQFYTQIKNGAPFEVFLSADDTTPQKLEAEGDTVKGSRFTYAVGTLALWSAKEGYVDAKGDVLKKNDFKHLSIANPKAAPYGLAATQVLAKEGLTEKVKDKLVEGQNITQAYQFVSTGNAELGFVALSQIYKDGKVTSGSAWIVPAAMHDPIKQDAVILNKGKDSAAAKALVEYLKGPKAAAVIKSYGYELAN; this is encoded by the coding sequence ATGATGATCCGCGCCTCACGCCTGGCCCCTACTGCCCTGGCCAGCCTGATTGCCGCTTTTGCCTTTGGCTCGGCCCACGCCGATGAAGTCCAGGTGGCGGTCGCCGCCAACTTCACCGCGCCGATCCAGGCGATTGCCGCCGATTTCGAAAAAGATACCGGCCACAAACTGGTCGCCGCCTACGGCGCTACCGGCCAGTTCTATACCCAGATCAAGAACGGTGCGCCGTTCGAAGTGTTCCTCAGCGCCGATGACACCACCCCGCAAAAACTCGAAGCCGAAGGCGACACGGTCAAAGGTTCACGCTTCACCTACGCGGTCGGCACCCTGGCGCTGTGGTCGGCCAAAGAAGGTTATGTGGATGCCAAGGGCGACGTGCTGAAGAAAAACGACTTCAAACACCTGTCCATCGCCAACCCGAAAGCCGCGCCTTATGGCCTGGCGGCCACTCAAGTGCTGGCTAAAGAAGGCTTGACCGAGAAGGTCAAGGACAAGCTGGTCGAAGGCCAGAACATCACCCAGGCCTATCAATTCGTGTCCACCGGCAACGCTGAGTTGGGCTTTGTCGCGCTGTCGCAGATCTACAAAGACGGCAAGGTCACCAGCGGTTCGGCGTGGATCGTCCCGGCGGCCATGCATGACCCGATCAAGCAAGACGCGGTGATCCTCAATAAAGGCAAGGACAGCGCTGCGGCCAAAGCCCTGGTTGAATACCTCAAGGGGCCAAAAGCCGCTGCGGTGATCAAGTCCTACGGTTACGAATTGGCCAACTGA
- a CDS encoding arsenic transporter has translation MLVAIGIFIFTIVLVIWQPKGLGVGWSASMGAILALACGVISLADIPVVWHIIWNATGTFVALIIISLLLDEAGFFAWTALHVARWGRGRGRRLFAYMVLLGALVSALFANDGAALILTPIVMSMLLALRFSPAATLAFVMGAGFIADTASLPLVVSNLVNIVSADYFKIGFNEYAAVMVPVNFVSVAATLAVLLWFFRRDIPQAYDPADLEDPASAIHDRATFRAGWWVLGILLVGCFALEPLGIPISAISAVCAVLLLVIAAKGHKISTRKVLKEAPWQIVVFSLGMYLVVYGLRNAGLTTYLATWLDTFATYGVWGAAMGTGVLTALLSSAMNNLPTVLIGALSIESSHAVGVVKDAMIYANVIGSDLGPKITPIGSLATLLWLHILARKGITITWGYYFKVGIVLTLPVLLITLAALALRLSL, from the coding sequence ATGCTTGTCGCAATTGGCATTTTTATCTTCACCATCGTTCTGGTCATCTGGCAACCCAAAGGCCTCGGGGTCGGCTGGAGTGCAAGCATGGGCGCCATTCTGGCCCTGGCCTGCGGGGTGATCAGCCTGGCGGATATTCCGGTGGTGTGGCACATCATCTGGAACGCCACCGGCACCTTTGTTGCGCTGATCATCATCAGCCTGTTGCTCGACGAAGCCGGCTTCTTTGCCTGGACCGCCCTGCACGTGGCGCGTTGGGGCCGTGGGCGTGGCCGGCGGCTGTTTGCCTATATGGTGCTGCTCGGTGCGCTGGTTTCGGCGCTGTTTGCCAACGACGGCGCGGCGTTGATCCTCACGCCCATCGTCATGTCGATGCTGCTGGCCTTGCGCTTTTCCCCGGCGGCGACCCTGGCGTTTGTCATGGGCGCGGGGTTTATCGCAGATACCGCGAGCCTGCCGCTGGTGGTGTCGAACCTGGTGAACATCGTCTCGGCGGATTACTTCAAGATCGGCTTCAACGAATACGCGGCGGTGATGGTGCCGGTGAACTTCGTCAGTGTCGCCGCCACCCTTGCGGTACTGCTGTGGTTCTTTCGCCGCGATATTCCCCAGGCCTACGACCCGGCCGACCTCGAAGACCCCGCCAGCGCCATCCATGATCGTGCGACCTTTCGCGCTGGCTGGTGGGTGTTGGGCATCTTGCTGGTCGGCTGCTTCGCGTTAGAGCCGCTGGGCATTCCCATCAGTGCAATTTCTGCGGTGTGCGCCGTGTTGCTGCTGGTGATCGCCGCCAAGGGCCACAAGATTTCCACGCGCAAAGTATTGAAAGAAGCGCCGTGGCAGATCGTGGTGTTTTCCCTGGGCATGTACCTGGTGGTCTACGGCCTGCGTAACGCCGGCCTCACCACCTATCTCGCCACCTGGCTCGACACCTTTGCCACCTACGGCGTGTGGGGCGCGGCCATGGGCACCGGCGTGCTGACGGCGCTGTTGTCATCGGCGATGAACAACCTGCCGACGGTTTTGATCGGCGCCCTGTCGATCGAGTCCAGCCATGCCGTGGGCGTGGTCAAGGACGCGATGATCTACGCCAACGTAATCGGCAGCGACCTGGGCCCCAAAATCACCCCGATCGGCAGCCTGGCCACCTTGCTGTGGCTGCATATCCTGGCGCGCAAAGGCATCACCATCACTTGGGGTTACTACTTCAAGGTCGGCATTGTGCTGACCCTGCCGGTGCTGTTGATCACCCTCGCCGCCCTCGCCTTGCGCCTGAGTCTCTGA